A genomic window from Emys orbicularis isolate rEmyOrb1 chromosome 8, rEmyOrb1.hap1, whole genome shotgun sequence includes:
- the C1QTNF2 gene encoding complement C1q tumor necrosis factor-related protein 2 isoform X1, protein MITVVLLIWTVPCVANQLLSGFVKGEFQKGSHQLICSMPGPQGPPGPPGAPGSPGIIGRMGFPGKDGKDGEDGEKGEHGEEGPQGRTGNPGKPGPKGKAGAIGKAGPRGPKGIKGNHGKHGVQGKKGPKGKKGDTGMPGPCSCDTKKAKSAFSVAVTKSYPRERLPIKFDKILMNEGGHYNASSGKFICSIPGIYYFTYDITLANKHLAIGLVHNGQYRIKTFDANTGNHDVASGSTIISLKQDDEVWLQIFYSEQNGLFYDPYWTDSLFTGFLIYADQDYLNEI, encoded by the exons ATGATCACTGTGGTTCTGCTCATCTGGACCGTGCCCTGCGTAGCTAATCAGCTTCTCAGTGGTTTTGTTAAAGGAGAATTTCAGAAAGGTTCCCACCAGCTTATATGCAGCATGCCAGGGCCACAGGGCCCTCCTGGCCCTCCAGGAGCACCAGGGTCTCCAGGAATAATTGGGCGAATGGGGTTTCCAGGGAAGGATGGAAAAGATGGCGAGGACGGGGAGAAAGGAGAGCATGGAGAGGAAG GTCCCCAAGGCAGAACTGGAAACCCAGGCAAACCAGGACCAAAGGGGAAAGCAGGCGCCATCGGCAAAGCAGGTCCACGAGGTCCGAAGGGTATTAAGGGAAATCATGGGAAACATGGAGTGCAAGGAAAGAAAGGACCCAAAGGGAAAAAGGGCGATACTGGTATGCCAGGACCATGCAGCTGTGACACCAAAAAAGCCAAATCTGCCTTTTCAGTCGCAGTCACCAAAAGCTACCCGAGAGAGAGGCTGCCCATCAAATTTGACAAGATCCTTATGAATGAAGGAGGGCACTATAATGCTTCCAGTGGGAAATTTATATGCAGCATTCCTGGTATTTACTACTTCACTTACGACATAACTTTGGCCAATAAACACTTGGCCATTGGGTTGGTCCACAACGGGCAATACCGAATAAAGACATTTGATGCCAACACTGGTAACCACGATGTGGCCTCTGGATCAACCATTATTTCCCTGAAACAGGATGATGAGGTGTGGTTGCAGATCTTCTACTCGGAACAAAACGGGCTCTTTTATGATCCCTACTGGACAGACAGTTTATTTACCGGCTTTCTTATATATGCTGACCAGGATTATCTCAATGAAATATAG
- the C1QTNF2 gene encoding complement C1q tumor necrosis factor-related protein 2 isoform X2 translates to MITVVLLIWTVPCVANQLLSGFVKGEFQKGSHQLICSMPGPQGPPGPPGAPGSPGIIGRMGFPGKDGKDGEDGEKGEHGEEGPKGKAVTKSYPRERLPIKFDKILMNEGGHYNASSGKFICSIPGIYYFTYDITLANKHLAIGLVHNGQYRIKTFDANTGNHDVASGSTIISLKQDDEVWLQIFYSEQNGLFYDPYWTDSLFTGFLIYADQDYLNEI, encoded by the exons ATGATCACTGTGGTTCTGCTCATCTGGACCGTGCCCTGCGTAGCTAATCAGCTTCTCAGTGGTTTTGTTAAAGGAGAATTTCAGAAAGGTTCCCACCAGCTTATATGCAGCATGCCAGGGCCACAGGGCCCTCCTGGCCCTCCAGGAGCACCAGGGTCTCCAGGAATAATTGGGCGAATGGGGTTTCCAGGGAAGGATGGAAAAGATGGCGAGGACGGGGAGAAAGGAGAGCATGGAGAGGAAG GACCAAAGGGGAAAGCAG TCACCAAAAGCTACCCGAGAGAGAGGCTGCCCATCAAATTTGACAAGATCCTTATGAATGAAGGAGGGCACTATAATGCTTCCAGTGGGAAATTTATATGCAGCATTCCTGGTATTTACTACTTCACTTACGACATAACTTTGGCCAATAAACACTTGGCCATTGGGTTGGTCCACAACGGGCAATACCGAATAAAGACATTTGATGCCAACACTGGTAACCACGATGTGGCCTCTGGATCAACCATTATTTCCCTGAAACAGGATGATGAGGTGTGGTTGCAGATCTTCTACTCGGAACAAAACGGGCTCTTTTATGATCCCTACTGGACAGACAGTTTATTTACCGGCTTTCTTATATATGCTGACCAGGATTATCTCAATGAAATATAG